A window of Sulfurihydrogenibium sp. contains these coding sequences:
- the sdhA gene encoding succinate dehydrogenase flavoprotein subunit produces the protein MLSYDVLIVGAGGAGLMAALEASKAKDVKVGVITKVYPTRSHTGAAQGGINAALANVDPSDSPEVHAFDTVKGSDYLGDQDAIEFMCYEAPKRIYELEHLGVPFSRLPDGRIAQRPFGGAGFPRTCYAADKTGHVILHTLYEQCLKNDVEFLNEWFVTELIIDNNEAKGVIAIDIRNGEVHAIKAKAIIFATGGYARVYWVRNTNAIGSTGDGMAICYRAGIPLKDMEFVQFHPTGLRSTGILVTEGARGEGGYLINNKGERFMARYAPQKMELAPRDLVARAIETEILEGRGWGEGMTAYVHLDLRHLGAEKIKSRLPQIRQLCIDFEGVDPIEEPIPVRPTAHYSMGGIDVRDYKTSMTGVNGVFAVGECACVSVHGANRLGGNSLLDLVVFGKPAGAAAVEYARSKSADNFNLKAEEERARREIEQLLKKESKENIHNIRIELAQTMWDKVGIFREEKPMLEAIEKIKELKERYKLLAPGDSGRIFNTALVNYIELGYLLDLAEVIATTAVLRKESRGAHARRDYPNRDDENFLKHSLAYYTPEGPKVEYSEVKITKYQPQERTY, from the coding sequence ATGCTAAGCTATGACGTTTTAATAGTTGGAGCTGGTGGAGCTGGATTAATGGCTGCACTTGAAGCAAGCAAAGCAAAGGATGTTAAAGTGGGAGTTATTACAAAAGTTTACCCAACAAGGTCTCACACAGGTGCAGCCCAAGGTGGAATTAATGCTGCTCTTGCAAACGTTGACCCATCAGATAGTCCAGAAGTTCATGCTTTTGATACTGTAAAAGGTAGTGATTATCTTGGAGACCAAGACGCTATAGAATTTATGTGTTATGAAGCTCCAAAAAGAATATACGAATTAGAGCACTTAGGAGTTCCATTTTCAAGATTGCCGGATGGAAGAATAGCACAAAGACCTTTTGGTGGTGCTGGATTTCCAAGAACATGCTATGCAGCAGATAAAACAGGACACGTAATTTTACATACATTATACGAACAATGCTTAAAAAATGATGTTGAATTTTTAAATGAATGGTTTGTAACAGAGTTGATCATAGATAACAACGAAGCCAAAGGTGTTATAGCTATAGATATAAGAAATGGTGAAGTGCATGCAATAAAAGCAAAAGCTATCATCTTTGCAACAGGTGGTTATGCAAGAGTTTATTGGGTAAGAAATACGAATGCTATAGGTTCAACCGGTGATGGAATGGCTATTTGCTACAGAGCGGGCATTCCGCTTAAAGATATGGAGTTTGTTCAGTTTCACCCAACAGGATTAAGGTCTACCGGTATACTTGTTACAGAGGGTGCAAGAGGTGAAGGTGGATACTTAATCAATAATAAAGGTGAAAGATTTATGGCAAGATATGCTCCACAAAAGATGGAGCTTGCTCCGAGGGACCTTGTCGCAAGAGCTATAGAGACAGAAATCCTTGAAGGTAGAGGTTGGGGTGAAGGAATGACGGCATACGTTCACCTTGACCTTAGACATCTTGGAGCTGAAAAAATCAAATCAAGACTTCCTCAGATTAGACAGTTGTGTATAGACTTTGAGGGTGTTGACCCAATAGAAGAGCCAATCCCGGTTAGACCAACAGCTCACTACTCTATGGGTGGCATTGATGTAAGAGACTATAAAACAAGTATGACAGGCGTCAATGGTGTGTTTGCAGTTGGTGAATGTGCATGTGTCTCCGTTCATGGGGCAAATAGACTTGGCGGAAACTCTTTACTTGACTTAGTAGTATTTGGAAAACCTGCTGGAGCTGCTGCAGTTGAGTATGCAAGAAGCAAATCAGCAGATAACTTTAACTTAAAAGCAGAAGAAGAAAGAGCAAGAAGAGAAATTGAACAACTTCTTAAAAAAGAAAGCAAAGAAAACATACATAACATCAGAATTGAGCTTGCTCAAACAATGTGGGATAAAGTTGGAATTTTTAGAGAAGAAAAACCAATGCTTGAAGCTATAGAAAAAATTAAAGAATTAAAAGAAAGATATAAACTCCTTGCTCCGGGTGACAGTGGAAGAATTTTCAATACAGCTCTTGTAAATTACATAGAGCTTGGATATCTCTTAGACCTTGCTGAGGTTATTGCAACAACAGCAGTACTAAGAAAAGAAAGCAGAGGTGCTCACGCAAGAAGAGATTACCCAAACAGAGATGACGAAAATTTCTTAAAACACAGCTTAGCTTACTACACACCGGAGGGTCCAAAAGTAGAATACTCTGAAGTAAAAATCACAAAATATCAACCACAAGAAAGAACTTATTAA